ttcatcgaagaacccgtcgaaataatggatcgtgaggttaaaagacttaagcaaaacaagataccaattgttaaggttcgatggaatgctcgtagaggacccgagttcacctgggatcatgaagatcagatgaagaagaaatacccgcatttatttccagaagattcgtcaacaccttcaacagcttaaaatttcgggacgaaatttatttaacgggtaggtactgtagtgacccgaacttttccatgtttatatatattaattgagattgatatttacatgattaaatgtttccaacatgttaagcaattaaacttgttaagacttgattaattgaaatatgtttcatatagacaattgaccacccaagttgaccggcgattcacgaacgttaaaacttgtaaaaacgacatgacgatatatatatggatatacatatggttaacatgagattatgataagtaagtatctccataagtatattaacaatgagttacatacatataaacaagactactaacttaaggattttgaaacgagacatatatgtaacgattatcgttgtaacgacatttaaatgaatatatatcatattaagatatattaatatatcataatatcatgataatataataatttaaaatctcatttgatattataaacattgggttaacaacatttaacaagatcgttaacctaaaggtttcaaaacaacacttacatgtaacgactaacgatgacttaacgactcagttaaaatgtatatacatgtagtgttttaatatgtatttatacacttttgaaagacttcaatacacttatcaaaatacttctacttaacaaaaatgcttacaattacatcctcgttcagtttcaacaattctactcgtatgcacccgtattcgtactcgtacaatacacagcttttagatgtatgtactattggtatatacactccaatgatcagctcttagcagcccatgtgagtcacctaacacatgtgggaaccatcatttggcaactagcatgaaatatctcataaaattacaaaaatatgagtaatcattcatgacttatttacatgaaaacaaaattacatatcctttatatctaatccatacaccaacgaccaaaaacacctacaaacactttcattcttcaaatttcttcatctaattaatctctctcaagttctatcttcaagttctatgtgttcttcatatattctacaagttctagttacataaaatcaagaatactttcaagtttgctagctcacttccaatcttgtaaggtgatcatccaacctcaagaaatctttatttcttacagtaggttatcattctaatacaaggtaataatcatattcaaactttggttcaatttctataactataacaatcttatttcaagtgatgatcttacttgaacttgttttcgtgtcatgattctgcttcaagaacttcgagccatccaaggatccgttgaagctagatccatttttctcttttccagtaggtttgtccaaggaacttaaggtagtaatgatgttcataacatcatttgattcatatatataaagctatcttattcgaaggtttaaacttgtaatcactagaacatagtttagtaaattctaaacttgttcgcaaacaaaagttaatccttctaacttgacttttaaaatcaactaaacacatgttctatatctatatgatatgctaacttaatgatttaaaacctggaaacacgaaaaacaccgtaaaaccggatttacgccgtcgtagtaacaccgcaggctgttttgggttagttaattaaaaactatgataaactttgatttaaaagttgttattctgagaaaatgatttttattatgaacatgaaactatatccaaaaattatggttaaactcaaagtggaagtatgttttctaaaatggccatctagacgtcgttctttcgactgaaatgactacctttacaaaaacgacttgtaacttatttttccgactataaacctatactttttctgtttagattcataaaatagagttcaatatgaaaccatagcaatttgattcactcaaaacggatttaaaatgaagaagttatgggtaaaacaagattggaaaatttttctcattttagctacgtgaaaattggtaacaaatctattccaaccataacttaatcaacttgtattgtatattatgtaatcttgagataccatagacacgtatacaatgtttcgacctatcatgtcgacacatctatatatatttcggaacaaccatagacactctatatgtgaatgttggagttagctatacagggttgaggttgattccaaaatatatatagtttgagttgtgatcaatactgagatacgtatacactgggtcgtggattgattcaagataatatttatcgatttatttctgtacatctaactgtggacaactagttgtagattactaacgaggaccgctgacttaataaacttaaaacatcaaaatatattaaaagtgttgtaaatatattttgaacatactttgatatacatgtatatattgttataggttcgtgaatcaaccagtggccaagtcttacttcccgacgaagtaaaaatctgtgaaagtgagttatagtctcacttttaaaatctaatatttttgggatgagaatacatgcaggttttataaatgatttacaaaatagacacaagtacgtgaaactacattctatggttgaattatcgaaatcgaatatgcccctttttattaagtctggtaatctaagaattagggaacagacaccctaattgacgcgaatcctaaagatagatctattgggcctaacaaaccccatccaaagtaccggatgctttagtacttcgaaatttatatcatatccgaagggtgtcccggaatgatggggatattcttatatatgcatcttgttaatgtcggttaccaggtgttcaccatatgaatgatttttatctctatgtatgggatgtgtattgaaatatgaaatcttgtggtctattattatgatttgatatatataggttaaacctataactcaccaacatttttgttgacgttttaagcatgtttattctcaggtgattattaagagcttccgctgtcgcatacttaaataagaacgagatttggagtccatgcttgtatgatattgtgtaaaaactgcattcaagaaacttattttgttgtaacatatttgtattgtaaaccattatgtaatggtcgtgtgtaaacaggatattttagattatcattatttgataatctacgtaaagctttttaaaacctttatctatgaaataaaggttatggtttgttttaaaatgaatgcagtctttgaaaaacgtctcatatagaggtcaaaacctcgcaacgaaatcaattaatatggaacgtttttaatcaataagaacgggacatttcaaaccatactttgaccgtgtactttgctgacctttattttcattctttaagttttgtttgacttggtcatttcaCTACAAGAAAACTGTTATCTTAGGACCCCCAAAAGGGTCGTAAAAAGCCTGTTCTTAGGAATTCTGGCCTAATAGGACCCTCAAACCATTGGACGTGTAGGTGGGCGCCGTATTAACCAAAAAGGGTCCTAACGTTTATAGGACCGGTTTCATGAGTCCTATTAACAACATAAAAAGTGTCCTTATAGAAGACCATCTTAGGACCCTTAACAATATAATCTGACGCATAAATTTGTGTTGTTAGAACATATTAGGACTccaaaaaagtgtactaatataatttagtaccacaaaaagggTCTTAATATAACTAGATGTTAATTAAGTACCACAAAAAAAGGGTCttaatataatttagtaccacaaaaaagggtcctaatataatttagtaccacaaaatagggtcctaatataatttagtaccacaaaaaagggtcctaataaaACTAGATGTTAATTAAATACCACAGAAAAGGGTCCTAAtttaatttagtaccacaaaaaagggtcctaagTTAACTATATGTTAATTAAGTACCACAAAAAAGAGTCCTAATATAAGTAGATGTTAATTTtgtaccacaaaaaagggtcctgTGATATGTATATGTTAGTACCAAAAAAGGGTCCTAACAAGTAATAGGAGTTCCGAATATCCGGTTCGGATATTCGGGTCGATTTTGGGTTTTGGGCTAGGATATGGTAATTGGGCCTTTCTAGCCCAGTTTTGATAATTGGGCCTTTTGGATCTGCTTCAGCTATCTGGGCCTGTCGCCACGTTTAAGCTTACTAGGCCTTTTGTGCCCGGTAATGCTATTTGGGCCTTATGGGCCTGATTCAGCCATTTTGGGCCTTTCGGGCCTGCTTCAGCTATTTGGTCCTGGTTCGGATCCAGTTTTCTTTTGCTGcatcaatttattattcattacaattacaataaatttaaaattacaaaacaaatattaatattgttgCAATCTATAAAATATTACAGATTACAGATTATAATATTGTTTCAACACCACACATGCAAGAACATTTCTAGGTAACATCAACATATTAAAGATCATTGTCTCAAACACACAAACTCATAaaacaattaatattcatgttcAAACATTATAATCAAACCGGACAGATTAAAAAATATTACAGATTACGTATCtatctatttatttaatttaatttattcatttatctatatctatctatatctatattctatatctatagtttctattaaaatcctataatgataatgtcattattaggctaattcctttgttaaaaaaaattaaaaaataaaagaaaaaaaatctaagcattatgagtgatgtcattaatctaaataaatttgaattaaaattaaatcttattaattaattattattacaacatcatttattaataattattttaattattaaaattaaataattttgaattattttaattaattattttgaattgagtacgagaaggtataaaagttaggcagaaggaaaccaattctaaatttatattttaatttacacgtttaaaataaaatgacaaccaacatTATctattatgattggatgtggattgtttaataaatgagtttagcattcacattcacttaatacataaaacatgtcattaaattatttcTTTTAAACAAAcctgtgatttcacgggtcatttcacttttAATATTAAATATCTAAAATGACGATGTCATAAATAAACATTTTCTAagcataaaaataattcaaaataaaaagaaaatttaATAACATCTttaatgatgtcattattttatattaaatttaattaaaaaaacaatacgaaatcttttataaaaggaaatactaatcttcAGGAGAACACCAAcatatttaaaaattttaaatcatattgtaaaatgtttatataataattgtattttaaattttttttaaaatttcataaggcatttattagtactaataattattattaaaaaatataaattatCAACTtttagcaaactttattattattattatttatttttattatagtaattattattatattattatattaataatattcaaatatggattctctttATGAGATTAATTACGTTGTATATGTATGCGAAAGTACATgtctttatatatttttaaaaataacgAAAAGTTTCTTAGTTGAACTGGTCATTCAAATAAATGATTTtaattagcatttacattcacttattacctaaaacatgtcatatttaaattatttcgtttaaacaaaaccgtgattccacgggtcgtcatttcactattatatatatatatatatatatatatatatatatatatatatatatatatatatatatatatatatatatatatatatatatatatatatatatataactaaaataatataagtataagtTATATGCGAAACAATTAAACAGTTAATTAGAATGTTTCTTTTAATTATATATTTGGGTCTCAAAAATCGGCAATATATAAGTTCATGTTGGGCGTTAACATAAACTAACATCGTATATCATAATTGATCCTAATTGAACATCGTTTATCATATATGTTAATTTTTTTAACGTAAGTACAGTGCATTAAGATCAATATATATGAATCAACATTATTAAGATCATTAAACACCCGATAAGCCTTTAGAGCATTCGACGtcgatatatatatgattattaggCTACATCAATATCAGCCCATTCAATCAATATATGGTATATATTAAAATTGAGATCGCCTGATCGATTTAGTTCATATGACTTATCATATCATCCGTCAAGTTCTAAACTGCTTGATCGAATATACCATGCACACATTAAGTTCGTCCGATAAGCAAGCTCATTCTCGATCATCATTTACGatggccctaaaccctaaacattactAAATtccaaaacctaaaccctaaacactaaagcctaaaccataaaccctaaacacttaataaaccctaaaccctaaacagtaaaccctaaaccctaaacaataaaccataaaccctaagccgtaaaccctaaaccgtatacgctaaaccctacaccctaaaccataaaccctaaaccgtacACCCTAGCtacaccctaaaccataaaccataccctaaaccctaaaccctttaAACCATAAACCtagctaaacccaaaaccctaaattacCCTAGTCATCCATAAACCTTAAATGTTAACCCCAAACACTAAACCATAGACCCAATCCCTAGCCAAAAGTTCAAACAAGAACCATACAAATTAATGGCGAAAACTGCGAGAACCATTGAATTTCAAGGATTTTGACACCACGTGATCGACTTGATTCAATTCACATGTAAATGTTAATGGATatagtaattaatattaacaaaaaatattaaaaaaacatatatataatatctaaccatatatatatatatatatatatatatatataatctctcGTATGTATAGTATGTGCAAGTATGTTGTGAGCGAGCATGCGAACATTTATACCCTAAACTCTACCTTAAATTTAAAGTACCGGCCTAAACCCTATATATACCCAAAATCCGGCCGATACCTAAACCCTGAAacgaaccctaaaccctaaacccgccTATACCCCAAACCCTACACGCACCCTAATCCCTAATAATTATTAGCATGGTTAATGTACAATATTAATTAAAGCATGCATATATACCCTAAACATTACATTAAACCATaaacaaccctaaaccctaaatcattaGCGTTAGTTGTATATTATATAGCTTTAAGCTTGTCCAAGTCGATGTTATGATTATACGTCACTAGATCTTCTGATATGCTTTAACCTCGTCCAATAAGCCTAGGTATATAAGATCTATTTGGACAGGCTTAACCTAgtattttatgttttatattttatttgaattatattcttatattaaacttatattactAGTTACATCTTAAAATTAGAtgtatcataataatcataattcaaaattattattattattaagatgagTTTGCAGATCTAAGTTAATTGCAATCATCAAGTACGTATGTAATTGCAATCGATCATCATCAGTTATTGAAGATGTGTTTACAGATCTAAGTAATACTGTACGAAATTGAAGATAGTAGATAAGTTAATTGCAATCATTGAAAAATTGGGTCACATTTGTTTCATACGCTTTGTCCATACCCCTGCATACGAAAAAGAACTTGACAAATTTATTGAACCAGGTTAATTTCTTTCTCCTGCTTACTGAAaacacgaatatatatatatatatatatatatatatatatatatatatatatatatatatatatatatatatatatatatatatatataaattaaatagatTTTGTAAAATACAGGTCTATGATGGGCTCGACTTAGATGTCTAAATGTAGATCTACCCCTGAATTCGAAGAAGGACTCGACAAATTCTTAGAACGTATTTTCTCTAGAAAGGAAATAGGTGGTCATATATATTGTCTGTGCATAAATTGTGGTAATCTCAAAGGGGTTGATCGGGTTAAGGCTATAAAATTCCAACTGTGCTTCTCGAACCAGATGACACACTAATGTGGGATGCTGAAGATGATATGGAAGGATTGGTCGAATGCATCTTCCATATGTTTGAAGATGAAAATGAAGATGAGGTTGATATCCCAGAAACTGAAACTCAGAGTAATGTACCAAACATAAATGCTGAAAGGTTTTATAAAGTATTGGGAGATGCAAAGAAAGAACTATATCCCAGCTGTAAGTTCTATGTTCTTTCGTTCATTGTTAGACTCCTCCATTCGAAGTGTGTTGGAAAATGTAATGAAAAAGGATTCAGCATGATTCTTGACACAATGAGGGAAGCCTTCCCTCATGCTTCCATACTGAAGTCATTGTATGAAGTCATGAAGTTAATAAGAGAGTTGGGTCTTGGTTATGAGAAAATTGATACTTGTCCAAATGATTGTATGTTGTACTGGAAACAAAACAAGGACAAAATTATATGTGACGTATGTCAGACCTCAAGATATAAACAAAGTAACAATAATGATTCTGAAGAAGAGTCAACCACACAAGCTGATAATGATGGTGATTATAAAGCTAAGAAGGTTGGAGCAAAAGTGTTGCGTTATTTTCCACTCATACCACGGTTGCAAAGATTGTTTATGTCCCCTAAAATGTCCGAGTCCATGAGATGGCATCAAGAGAGTCGTACGAAAGATGGTCTATTAAGACATCCTACAGATTCACCAGCCTGGAAAACATTCGATCATCAGAATTGTAAATTTTCTAAAGAACCTCGTAATGTGAGGCTTGGTTTTGCAAGTGATGGGTTTAACCCTTTTGGAAACATGAGTGTTTCACATAGTACCTGGCATGTTGTTTTGATACCGTATAATCTACCACCATAGTTATGCATGAACAAACCTTTTTTGTTAATAACTTTACTTATACCTGGTACATCTGCTCCAAGTAATAATATAGACATCTATATGCAACCTCTAATTGATGAGTTGAAGGATTTGTGGGATACTGGAGTTAATACTTATGATGCATCCACAAAGAGTAAATTCCCACTGCGTGCATGTTTGATATGGACGATAAGTGACTTTCCTACTTATACGAATTTATCGGGTTGGAGCACTAAAGGTAAATTAGCTTGTGCTTCTTGCCATAAGGAAACCAAATCAATACGGTTATCAAACTCCCACAAAGATATCTTCATGGCACATCATCGCTGGTTGGAAATGTCGCATGCTTTCCATTTTTTAAAAGATGCCTTTGATGGCACAGAAGATAATGAAGGGCCACCGCGTTGTTTAACAGGGGAACAAGTTGCGGACCTGaaaggttttaatatataaaatggaaaacttgtgaaggataacccaTCTTTACCATTTAACTGGAAGAAGAGAAGTATTTTTTTTTTGAGTTACCATACTGGAAAAATaacttaatacatcataatatagaCGTAATGCATACTGAAAAGAATGTATGTGACAGTGTCATTGGAACGTTAATGAATATAGATGGAAAGACCAAGGATCATTTAAAAGCACGTCGTGATTTGAAAGAAATGGGTATTAGACCTGAACTTCATCCAGAACCTTTACCAAATGGCAACGTGTATTTGCCTCCTGCATGTTTCGTATTGGATAAAAAGGAGAAAGAAAAATTTTGTAAGGTGCTAAAAAGGGTGAAAGTGCCAGATGGTTATGCTGCTAATATTTCTAGGTGCATTCAGGTACAACCTCCAAAAATTTTAGGCCTAAAAAGTCACGATAATCATATTTTGATGCAGCAGTTGCTTCCCCTGGCCATACGAAATATTTTACCTCGCGATGTGCGTTCTGTTATCATGAAGTTATGTTGGTACTACAGACAATTATGCTCAAAATTTCTTAAGACTGCTGACTTAATTCGGATGGAAAAAGATATTGTAAAaatactttgtgatttagaaaggaTTTTTCCATCGTCATTTTTTAACGTCATGATTCATCTATCGGTTCCTCTGGCTTCAGAGGCCAGATTAGGGGGACCTGTTCATTACCGTTGGATGTATCCAATCGAGAGGTGACCATTTATGATGTAGTAAATTATACTCTACTTGTTTAAATATACACTTTTTTGACCACTGATCAGGTATTTAGTTACATTAAAATCATATGTGCGAAACAGGAGTAAACCCGAGGGTTCAATTGTCGAAGGATATCTAGCTGAAGAGTGTCTTTCATTTTGTTCTTTGTATTTAGCCAGTGATGTCGAGACTATACGTAATAAGACTAGTCGGaatcatgatgatggtggtgatgagacTGTTTTACCAATATTTTGTATGTCTGGTCGACCCATTGGTGCAACAGACGTAGTAAAATTCGGCCACGACACTTTGGCTATTGCACACTCACATTTGTTGTTCAATTgtagtgaaatagatttcttacgaacgtaagttatttaaatttactatgtTATTAGATTAGTGTTTTTTTATATGACATTGTGTAATTTTGATGATAATGTacctatattaatatattattctatttttattactttgactgCAGAGAGCATCTGAATATTCTACATCAAGAATATCAGACTAAAAGTAAGCGTTACATTAAACGTTTACATAGTAGAGAGTTTTAGGAGTGGCTGACTGATTATGTAAGTAATTTTGCTAGTTTTATTATGATAATGTAGTGATCATGATATATATAACTGAGCGAAACCTATAAACAAATTGGCTCAAATCAGGTTGATGACGATATGGCTGGGGATTACAGAATCACAAATAATATAACAGCATTGCCAAACGGTCCATATATGGTTGTAAAGAAATATAAGGGATATATCATAAATGGTTTCCGATTTCACATTAAAGATGTAGAGAAGAATAGGACAACACAAAATAGCGGAGTTATGATTGATGCCGTAACAAGAAACTTCTCAAGTGCTAGCGATGACAATCCTATTTTGGGAGATGTAACTTACTAAGGTGTTTTAAATGATATAATCGAGTTGTAGTATGCTGACAATAAGCAAGTAGTTTTGTTCCATTGTGATTGGATATCAGGTGCTTCCAGGATAAAAGTTGATGAGAATGGGTTTACGACACTCGATTTTCGAGGTATGAAGCCAACTAAAGAGCCTTATATTCTAGCTTCGCAAGCACAACAAGTATTCTATGTTCAAGATCGTGCTCGTAAAGGTTGGAAAGTTGTGATCAAGA
This window of the Rutidosis leptorrhynchoides isolate AG116_Rl617_1_P2 chromosome 7, CSIRO_AGI_Rlap_v1, whole genome shotgun sequence genome carries:
- the LOC139859948 gene encoding uncharacterized protein produces the protein MQPLIDELKDLWDTGVNTYDASTKSKFPLRACLIWTISDFPTYTNLSGWSTKGKLACASCHKETKSIRLSNSHKDIFMAHHRWLEMSHAFHFLKDAFDGTEDNEGPPRCLTGEQVADLKDGKTKDHLKARRDLKEMGIRPELHPEPLPNGNVYLPPACFVLDKKEKEKFCKVLKRVKVPDGYAANISRCIQVQPPKILGLKSHDNHILMQQLLPLAIRNILPRDVRSVIMKLCWYYRQLCSKFLKTADLIRMEKDIVKILCDLERIFPSSFFNVMIHLSVPLASEARLGGPVHYRWMYPIERSKPEGSIVEGYLAEECLSFCSLYLASDVETIRNKTSRNHDDGGDETVLPIFCMSGRPIGATDVVKFGHDTLAIAHSHLLFNCSEIDFLRTEHLNILHQEYQTKSKRYIKRLHSREF